One Pyrus communis chromosome 13, drPyrComm1.1, whole genome shotgun sequence genomic window carries:
- the LOC137713029 gene encoding uncharacterized protein — MIGAPMETKGINANGESKAKPSRKAIIEKKKAMDALLKAASSERDNLSAFPAFRRYQANGLSALLESGRGDKLSSTLKHYIQNLLKANMEGLYGSEWLVEEKVKRREIVAPEARYIFVREASNASAGEMLTMSEQERTSASCEERGPMVGFVHFRFVIEEELPVLYVYELQLEPRVQGKGLGKFLMQLIELIARKNHMGAVVLTVQKSNSVAMNLYLSKMRYIISTISPSRVDPLIGIEKSYEILCKAFSNEAKAILEEPLEKVHLA, encoded by the exons ATGATTGGAGCGCCAATGGAGACCAAGGGGATCAATGCTAACGGAGAAAGCAAGGCCAAGCCGAGCCGCAAAGCG ATAATCGAGAAGAAGAAGGCCATGGATGCACTGTTGAAAGCAGCTTCTTCCGAAAGGGACAATCTTTCCGCTTTCCCTGCCTTTCGCCGTTACCAAGCAAACG GCCTGTCTGCATTGTTGGAATCAGGACGAGGGGACAAGCTTTCGTCTACCCTAAAGCATTACATTCAAAATCTTCTTAAG GCAAATATGGAGGGGCTTTATGGATCTGAGTGGCTGGTGGAAGAGAAGGTGAAGCGCAGGGAGATAGTTGCACCTGAAGCACGATATATATTTGTACGCGAGGCTTCAAATGCAAGTGCTGGTGAAATGTTAACAATGTCAGAGCAGGAAAGGACCTCAGCTAGTTGTGAGGAGAGGGGGCCCATGGTTGGGTTTGTACATTTTCGATTTGTCATAGAGGAAGAATTGCCTGTTCTTTATGTGTATGAATTGCAGCTTGAGCCTCGCGTACAAGGGAAAGGTCTGGGGAAGTTCCTAATGCAACTAATTGAGCTAATTGCTCGCAAG AACCACATGGGCGCTGTCGTTCTAACTGTCCAAAAGTCAAACTCAGTAGCCATGAATTTATATTTAAGTAAGATGAG ATACATCATATCAACTATATCACCATCACGAGTTGATCCATTG ATAGGGATTGAGAAGAGTTATGAAATTCTTTGCAAAGCGTTCAGTAATGAGGCTAAAGCTATCTTGGAG GAACCACTTGAGAAGGTTCATCTGGCTTAA
- the LOC137711896 gene encoding putative 3,4-dihydroxy-2-butanone kinase, translating into MAFQGKKLINDPNDVVTEFIEGLVETYPGLQYLDGFPQVKVVLRADVSGGTYDKVAIISGGGSGHEPAQSGFVGEGMLTAAICGDVFTSPQVDSILAGIRAVTGPSGCLLIVTNYTGDRLNFGLAAEQAKSEGYKVETVIVGDDCALPPPRGIAGRRGLAGTILVHKIAGAAAAAGLSLADVAAEARRASEMVGTMGVALSICTLPGQVTPDRLGPGKMEVGLGIHGEPGAAVADLQPVDVIVSHVLKQILSPETNYVPITRGSRVVLMVNGLGATPGMELMIASGKAVPKLQLEHGLAVDRVYTGSFMTSLDMAGFSISIMKADQTILQRLDAVTKAPYWPVGVDGNHPPAKIPVPLPPSRSTKSDEPLGRPAQLNEQGQILEVAIEAAANAIKKLKDNLNDWDGKVGDGDCGSTMYRGATAVLEDMKNYPLNDATETVNEIGSSIRRDMGGTSGILYVIFCKAAYAQLKASTQSVVTSKNWAEALEASIAAVSKYGGASAGYRTMLDALIPASTVLQERLKAGDDPVTAFLLSSEAALGGAESTKNMQAEAGRSSYICGDILASVPDPGAMAAASWYRAAALAVKYKNQTPP; encoded by the exons ATGGCTTTTCAAGGCAAGAAGCTCATCAACGACCCCAACG ATGTGGTGACTGAGTTCATCGAGGGGCTTGTCGAAACGTATCCTGGGCTGCAGTACTTGGATGGTTTTCCTCAg GTGAAGGTTGTGTTGCGTGCTGATGTCTCTGGTGGGACGTATGACAAAGTTGCGATTATATCAG GAGGTGGAAGTGGGCATGAGCCTGCACAATCTGGATTTGTTGGAGAAGGGATGCTAACTGCAGCTATTTGCGGGGATGTTTTTACCTCACCACAAGTTGATTCAATTCTAGCA GGCATCCGAGCTGTGACTGGTCCTTCGGGTTGTCTTCTGATTGTTACG AATTATACTGGGGACCgtttaaattttggtttagcTGCAGAGCAAGCAAAATCAGAAGGTTATAAAGTAGAG ACTGTAATTGTTGGAGATGATTGTGCATTACCCCCACCTCGAGGAATAGCTGGTCGAAGGGGTTTGGCCGGGACCATTCTTGTTCATAAg ATTGCtggagctgctgctgctgctggccTTTCACTTGCTGATGTTGCTGCAGAAGCAAGACGAGCATCTGAAATGGTTGGAACAATGGGCGTTGCACTATCTATTTGCACATTGCCTGGTCAGGTTACACCAGACCGTTTGGGTCCAGGAAAGATGGAAGTTGGTCTTGGAATT CATGGAGAACCTGGTGCTGCTGTAGCTGATCTTCAACCGGTGGATGTTATAGTTTCTCACGTTCTTAAGCAGATATTGTCTCCA GAAACTAATTATGTTCCAATTACTCGGGGTAGTAGAGTGGTGCTTATGGTAAACGG GTTAGGTGCGACTCCGGGAATGGAACTGATGATTGCATCTGGTAAAGCAGTACCTAAGTTGCAGCTGGAACATGGATTGGCAGTGGATAGAGTGTATACTGGGTCGTTTATGACTTCTCTTGATATGGCAG GTTTTTCGATTTCTATCATGAAGGCTGATCAAACTATTTTGCAACGTCTGGATGCTGTAACAAAGGCGCCATATTGGCCTGTTGGTGTTGATG GCAATCACCCACCTGCAAAGATTCCTGTTCCATTACCTCCATCTCGTTCAACAAAGTCTGATGAG CCATTAGGTCGGCCAGCACAACTTAACGAACAAGGCCAGATTCTTGAGGTGGCCATTGAAGCAGCTGCAAATGCAATTAAAAAACTTAAGGACAATTTGAATGATTGGGATGGCAAAGTAGGTGATGGTGACTGTGGGTCAACA ATGTATAGAGGTGCAACAGCAGTTTTGGAAGACATGAAAAA TTATCCTCTGAATGATGCAACCGAAACAGTAAACGAAATTGGATCATCTATCAGAAGAGATATGGGGGGCACAAGTGGGATCCT GTATGTTATATTTTGTAAGGCTGCCTACGCTCAATTGAAAGCAAGCACCCAATCAGTTGTCACCTCAAAGAATTGGGCTGAAGCGCTTGAAGCTTCCATTGCTGCAGTCAGTAAATATGGTGGGGCTAGTGCTGGTTACCGGACAATGTTAGATGCCCTTATTCCAGCATCTACGGTTCTTCAGGAG AGGTTAAAGGCTGGTGATGATCCTGTGACTGCTTTTCTACTCTCATCTGAAGCGGCGTTAGGTGGAGCTGAGTCGACTAAGAACATGCAGGCAGAG GCTGGTCGTTCAAGTTATATCTGTGGAGATATACTGGCTTCAGTTCCAGACCCAGGTGCGATGGCTGCAGCGTCGTGGTACAGAGCAGCAGCCTTAGCTGTCAAGTACAAAAACCAGACTCCTCCATAG